The proteins below come from a single Oncorhynchus keta strain PuntledgeMale-10-30-2019 chromosome 1, Oket_V2, whole genome shotgun sequence genomic window:
- the LOC118368623 gene encoding coiled-coil-helix-coiled-coil-helix domain-containing protein 2-like — protein MPRGSRSRTSRMAPPARMAPPPPPMARAAPPSYAPAPAHAPPSAMAAPAAVAPRQPGMFAQMATTAAGVAVGSAAGHMIGHAMTGGMGGGGGSQEAAKPDVTYQEQPQQYQQQYQQPTPMYQPAQYQQQPQSMFQQEPAPQHGSCSYELKQFIECAQNQSDLKLCEGFSEVLKQCKFSNGMS, from the exons ATGCCAAGAGGAAGTAGAAGCCGGACGTCAAGGATGGCCCCTCCAGCCCG GATGGCTCCACCGCCACCCCCCATGGCCAGGGCTGCACCACCATCCTACGCCCCAGCGCCTGCCCATGCCCCCCCGTCCGCCATGGCTGCCCCAGCCGCTGTTGCCCCCCGGCAGCCAGGCATGTTTGCGCAGATGGCCACCACAGCCGCTGGGGTAGCCGTTGGCTCAGCCGCAGGGCACATGATCGGCCACGCAATGACTGGAGGAATGGGTGGGGGCGGAGGAAGCCAAGAGGCTGCCAAGCCTGATGTCACCTACCAG GAGCAGCCCCAGCAGTACCAGCAGCAGTACCAACAGCCAACTCCCATGTACCAGCCAGCCCAGTATCAGCAGCAGCCCCAGTCCATGTTCCAGCAGGAGCCTGCACCACAGCATGGATCCTGCTCATATGAGCTCAAGCAGTTTATTGAGTGTGCTCAGAACCAGAGCGACCTGAAACTCTGTGAGGGCTTCAGCGAGGTGCTCAAGCAGTGCAAGTTCTCAAATG GGATGTCCTGA